A genome region from Thermoanaerobacterium xylanolyticum LX-11 includes the following:
- a CDS encoding glycosyl hydrolase yields the protein MKFNMKFNMKFLVVLLIIIIVIGSYIFYSKFYSKNAHGNTISAGAGSYTDILPAGQVGPQSAVYKTSNLTGAIPTNSWESSILWTQYSEAMYPIPLSVKFTGNGLQVCKPQKSGEGESSYTGRYVLWEHNANTPDMTIKNSNYGGYTDARADKITDWSFDGVLTSGSTNVLKATITEGSPYIYFDFPTGNPQIVFNTIPTVFYGDSNSQYLGITINGISYGLFAPAGATWSGIGTSVLTCNLPSGKTYFSIAGLPDNTTSTLNYFKDRAYAFITDTKVSWSYDGNNSQVITTFTISTTAKEGTNLDTIIGLYPHQWRDNSLSYLPYTYNTVRGLMKTISGTSFTTTYKYYGILPTIPLNGSDPSTLNSLLNSESIGISSTDTYWNGKDQNRVSSILQLAKMNNNTTVFNNALSNLESNLEDWFTYSGSSDSKCFYYDPTWGTLIGYPASYGSNDQLNDHHFHYGYFINAAAQIALVDKNWADQSKWGSMVNLLIKDIANWDRTDTRFPFLRNFDPYAGHSWASGNALFTDGNNQESFSEAMNAWQAMILWGTATGQTAIRDLGIYMYTTEAESMYNYVFDLYHDVIDHSGVYNWNYSSMIWGGKYCAEIWWDPGSTANFAAQGRGIELLPITGGSFYLAKDKNYVKNYYDEMLTQGGTTEPSSWQDIWYMYLALSDPSTALSKWNSSIANEPGQSKSFTYAWLNALNTLGVPDMTVTANTPLYQVFNKNGAKTYVVYNPTNNQLTVTFSDGKVVNASANSLTIDNGSSSSTSSSSYLP from the coding sequence ATGAAGTTTAATATGAAGTTTAATATGAAGTTTTTAGTAGTATTATTGATTATAATAATAGTCATCGGTTCTTATATCTTCTACTCTAAATTTTACTCTAAAAATGCACATGGAAACACTATAAGTGCAGGAGCTGGGAGTTATACCGATATTCTTCCTGCAGGACAAGTGGGCCCACAATCAGCAGTGTATAAGACATCTAATTTAACCGGTGCTATTCCAACAAATAGCTGGGAAAGTTCTATTTTATGGACACAGTATTCAGAAGCAATGTATCCAATTCCATTATCAGTTAAATTTACGGGAAATGGATTGCAAGTATGCAAACCACAAAAAAGTGGAGAAGGTGAAAGTTCCTATACTGGGCGATATGTGCTATGGGAGCACAATGCTAATACACCGGATATGACAATAAAAAATTCTAACTATGGTGGTTATACAGATGCACGTGCCGATAAGATAACTGATTGGTCATTCGATGGAGTGTTGACATCTGGTTCTACAAATGTTTTAAAAGCAACTATAACGGAAGGAAGTCCATATATCTACTTTGACTTTCCAACTGGGAATCCCCAAATAGTATTTAATACTATTCCCACAGTATTTTATGGGGATAGCAATAGTCAATATTTAGGTATAACAATAAATGGAATAAGTTATGGTTTATTTGCGCCGGCAGGGGCAACTTGGAGCGGTATTGGCACATCGGTATTGACATGTAATTTGCCAAGTGGTAAAACATATTTTTCAATAGCAGGTTTACCTGATAATACAACTTCTACATTAAATTATTTCAAAGACAGAGCTTATGCATTTATTACAGATACAAAAGTTTCATGGTCGTATGATGGAAATAATAGCCAAGTTATAACGACATTTACGATTTCAACAACAGCGAAAGAAGGTACAAATTTAGATACTATAATTGGTCTTTATCCTCATCAATGGAGAGATAATTCATTATCATATTTACCATATACTTACAACACAGTAAGAGGATTGATGAAGACAATATCGGGTACAAGTTTTACAACGACATATAAATATTATGGCATATTACCCACTATTCCGCTAAATGGTTCTGATCCATCTACATTGAACTCTCTATTGAATAGCGAATCAATTGGTATTTCATCGACGGATACCTATTGGAACGGAAAAGATCAAAATAGAGTTTCTTCTATTCTTCAGCTTGCTAAGATGAATAATAATACAACAGTTTTCAATAATGCACTATCTAATTTGGAGAGTAATTTAGAGGATTGGTTTACTTACAGTGGTTCTTCAGATTCTAAATGTTTTTATTATGACCCAACATGGGGAACATTGATTGGTTATCCGGCAAGTTATGGTTCAAATGATCAACTTAATGATCACCATTTTCATTATGGGTATTTCATAAATGCTGCTGCACAAATAGCCTTAGTAGATAAAAATTGGGCAGATCAGAGCAAATGGGGTAGTATGGTAAATTTACTTATAAAAGATATTGCAAATTGGGATCGGACAGATACCAGATTTCCATTTTTAAGAAATTTTGATCCGTATGCGGGGCATTCATGGGCAAGTGGTAATGCTCTCTTTACAGATGGAAATAATCAAGAGTCATTTTCCGAAGCGATGAATGCATGGCAAGCAATGATTTTATGGGGAACTGCAACTGGTCAAACAGCAATTAGAGATTTAGGGATATACATGTATACAACTGAAGCAGAATCTATGTATAACTATGTATTTGACTTGTACCATGACGTTATTGATCATAGTGGAGTATACAATTGGAACTATTCATCTATGATTTGGGGTGGAAAATATTGCGCAGAGATTTGGTGGGATCCAGGTTCAACAGCTAACTTTGCGGCACAAGGCAGAGGAATTGAACTTTTGCCTATAACCGGTGGTTCATTTTATCTTGCAAAGGACAAAAATTACGTCAAGAACTATTATGATGAAATGTTAACTCAAGGGGGAACTACAGAACCTTCGTCCTGGCAGGATATATGGTATATGTATTTAGCACTTTCTGATCCTTCTACAGCATTGAGCAAGTGGAATAGTTCTATAGCAAATGAACCAGGGCAATCAAAGTCTTTTACTTATGCGTGGTTAAATGCATTAAATACTTTGGGAGTTCCTGACATGACAGTGACTGCAAATACTCCATTGTATCAAGTATTTAATAAAAATGGTGCTAAGACATATGTTGTATATAATCCTACGAATAATCAATTAACTGTTACATTCTCTGATGGTAAAGTAGTAAATGCCTCTGCAAACAGCTTAACGATTGACAATGGAAGTTCAAGTTCGACAAGCAGTAGTTCGTATTTACCTTAA
- a CDS encoding ABC transporter ATP-binding protein, with protein sequence MAKNMVKQDEDLRRMSNFVILKRLFSYLGRYKFKVFVVIMFLIFEMTVSLINPVLMKTAIDKNIRNGDINGLFIIGILMVSLNFLAMMASRTRIVKMASVTNDILLNIRHELYSHIQKLSFSFFDSRPVGKILARVIGDVNSLQDLFNNSVTNFIPQILTVICVGAMMFYLNSKLAMASMILLPMLVIGLFSVETLSRRRWQEFRRKRSTFNAYTHEDFSGIKVVQEFANEDKTSSVFFKLVKDMMDSFIKAVRLNDLFWPMVDASYGIGAVILYYFSAKFMGYGITIGTIIAFTMYIGMFWRPILDISNFYNSLVMSFASAERIFEIMDIEPDIVDMKNAIKMPKIKGNVEFKNVTFGYDDGNVVLDNVSFKVNAGETIALVGPTGAGKTTIVNLISRFYDPSKGAVLIDGKDIKHVELESLRSQMGIMLQDTFLFSDTIKENIRYGKLDATDDEIIAAAKAVNAHEFIMKMEKGYDTEVNERGSRLSVGQRQLISFARALLANPRILILDEATSNIDTQTERLVQQGIKKLLSGRTSFVIAHRLSTIRDADRIMVVDGGRIVEVGTHDELMNLKGLYYDLYMSQYKFLSEGA encoded by the coding sequence ATGGCTAAAAATATGGTAAAGCAAGATGAAGATTTAAGGCGAATGTCGAATTTTGTCATATTAAAAAGGCTTTTCAGCTACCTTGGCAGATACAAGTTTAAGGTATTTGTTGTGATAATGTTTTTGATATTTGAGATGACTGTAAGTTTGATAAACCCGGTTCTTATGAAGACGGCCATTGATAAAAACATACGAAATGGCGATATAAATGGGCTATTTATCATCGGAATTTTGATGGTGTCATTAAATTTCTTAGCGATGATGGCATCAAGAACCAGGATAGTAAAGATGGCTTCTGTCACAAATGATATACTTTTAAATATAAGGCATGAATTATATAGCCACATACAGAAGCTTTCGTTTTCTTTTTTTGACTCAAGGCCAGTAGGGAAAATTTTAGCAAGGGTTATAGGTGATGTGAATTCACTACAGGATTTATTTAATAACAGCGTTACAAATTTTATACCGCAGATATTGACGGTAATATGTGTTGGCGCTATGATGTTTTATTTAAATAGCAAATTGGCTATGGCTTCCATGATTTTGCTGCCGATGCTTGTGATTGGTCTTTTTTCGGTGGAGACTTTATCGAGAAGAAGATGGCAGGAATTTAGAAGAAAGAGGTCTACATTTAATGCGTATACACATGAAGATTTTTCAGGGATAAAAGTTGTACAGGAATTTGCGAATGAAGACAAGACTTCTTCAGTGTTCTTTAAACTTGTCAAAGATATGATGGACAGTTTTATTAAAGCTGTGAGATTGAATGACCTTTTTTGGCCTATGGTTGATGCGTCTTATGGGATTGGAGCTGTCATACTTTATTATTTTAGCGCAAAGTTTATGGGATACGGTATTACAATCGGGACAATAATAGCATTTACCATGTATATAGGCATGTTTTGGAGGCCAATTCTCGACATAAGCAATTTTTACAACAGTTTGGTCATGTCGTTTGCATCTGCAGAGAGAATATTTGAGATAATGGACATTGAGCCAGATATTGTAGACATGAAAAATGCTATTAAAATGCCTAAGATAAAAGGAAATGTGGAGTTTAAAAATGTAACGTTTGGTTATGACGATGGCAATGTTGTTTTAGATAATGTAAGTTTTAAAGTTAATGCTGGCGAAACTATCGCACTTGTTGGTCCTACCGGTGCAGGAAAGACTACGATTGTAAATCTCATAAGCCGTTTTTACGATCCGTCTAAAGGAGCTGTCTTGATAGATGGAAAAGACATAAAGCATGTGGAGCTGGAGTCTCTGAGAAGCCAGATGGGCATAATGCTGCAGGATACGTTTTTGTTTTCGGATACAATAAAGGAAAACATAAGGTACGGAAAACTTGATGCCACAGATGATGAAATCATAGCAGCGGCAAAAGCGGTAAATGCCCATGAATTCATAATGAAAATGGAAAAAGGCTATGATACAGAGGTAAACGAGAGAGGATCAAGGCTTTCTGTAGGGCAAAGACAGTTAATATCATTTGCAAGGGCACTTCTAGCAAACCCGCGAATATTGATTTTAGATGAAGCCACATCTAACATAGATACTCAGACGGAAAGGCTTGTGCAACAAGGTATAAAAAAGCTTCTTTCTGGAAGGACGTCTTTTGTTATAGCCCACAGGCTTTCTACCATAAGGGATGCCGATAGGATAATGGTGGTAGATGGAGGAAGAATCGTAGAGGTAGGGACGCATGATGAGCTTATGAATCTTAAAGGCCTTTATTACGACCTCTACATGTCACAGTACAAATTTTTAAGTGAAGGAGCTTAA
- a CDS encoding ABC transporter ATP-binding protein: protein MRRVLKYVLRYKLYVIVPSIAMVLAIALDMFNPYLQEVITDKVFIGGDKSLLWPILWAFIAITAVRAVLGYLREYIFDVLSAKISVDIKKDLFDHIQSLPFSFFDGMNTGELMSRIGEDVDNVWRSISFGIRLFIENMIYFITASTILFFINWKLTLVSLLGMPIIGYLALQFEKKIGISYGKLSDQGVLMNTAAQENIAGVRLVKAFAREKYEIMKFLNLNNENFELSMEQNRIVAKYFPPIDFLTNFSIVILVVFGGMLVIRSSLSIGELVAFSGYIYMLIWPMRMLGFLTNLIAQSDASAKKIMRIMDIVPSIKDSEDSVRIKELKGDVEFKHVFFKYNDDMVLKDINFKVSSGQTVAIMGTTGSGKSSLVNLIGRYYDVSDGAVYIDGYDVRRINLHDLRSQMAVVQQDTFLFSESIEENVKFGKEDASFEEVKEALRLACADDFVEEFDDKYDTIVGERGIGLSGGQKQRIAIARALIRDAKILILDDATSALDMDTEFRLLKNLSERRKNATTFIIAHRISAVKNADMILYMEDGRIVEKGTHDELLKKRGRYYEIYLEQFKDFSDEEYSIPDACS, encoded by the coding sequence TTGAGGAGAGTCTTAAAATACGTCTTAAGGTACAAGTTATACGTGATAGTGCCATCTATTGCTATGGTACTGGCAATCGCACTTGATATGTTTAATCCATATCTACAGGAGGTAATTACCGACAAGGTATTTATAGGTGGCGATAAGAGCCTTCTTTGGCCAATTTTGTGGGCTTTCATTGCCATCACAGCAGTGAGGGCTGTATTAGGATATTTAAGAGAGTATATATTTGATGTACTTTCAGCAAAGATAAGCGTAGACATAAAAAAGGACCTTTTTGACCACATTCAAAGCCTTCCTTTTAGCTTCTTTGACGGAATGAATACAGGTGAGCTTATGTCCAGGATAGGTGAAGATGTTGACAATGTGTGGAGGAGTATATCATTTGGCATAAGGCTTTTTATTGAAAACATGATATATTTTATTACTGCATCCACAATACTCTTTTTTATAAACTGGAAGCTTACTTTAGTAAGTCTTTTAGGAATGCCTATCATTGGATATCTTGCACTTCAGTTTGAAAAGAAGATTGGCATATCTTATGGGAAACTAAGCGATCAAGGTGTGCTTATGAATACGGCGGCACAGGAGAATATAGCAGGTGTGAGGCTTGTGAAGGCATTTGCGAGAGAAAAGTATGAAATCATGAAATTTTTAAACTTAAATAATGAAAATTTTGAGCTTAGCATGGAGCAAAACAGGATAGTGGCTAAGTATTTTCCGCCTATAGATTTTTTGACGAACTTCTCTATAGTCATATTGGTAGTCTTTGGCGGCATGTTGGTAATCAGAAGCTCTCTATCTATTGGAGAATTGGTGGCTTTTAGCGGATATATATACATGCTTATATGGCCTATGAGAATGCTGGGATTTTTGACGAATCTGATTGCACAGTCAGATGCGTCAGCTAAAAAGATAATGAGGATCATGGACATCGTTCCATCTATCAAAGACAGTGAAGATTCTGTAAGGATAAAAGAATTAAAAGGTGATGTGGAGTTTAAGCATGTGTTTTTTAAGTACAATGATGATATGGTCTTAAAAGATATAAATTTCAAGGTTTCGTCGGGTCAAACTGTAGCAATAATGGGTACAACTGGTTCCGGAAAGTCGTCTTTAGTAAATCTTATTGGCAGGTATTACGATGTCTCTGATGGTGCTGTATACATTGACGGCTACGACGTAAGGCGCATAAATCTTCACGATTTGAGAAGTCAGATGGCGGTGGTGCAGCAGGATACATTTTTGTTTTCTGAAAGCATCGAGGAGAATGTAAAATTTGGGAAAGAAGATGCATCATTTGAAGAGGTGAAAGAAGCATTAAGGCTGGCTTGTGCAGATGATTTTGTTGAGGAGTTTGACGACAAGTACGATACGATAGTAGGTGAAAGAGGTATCGGCTTATCAGGTGGTCAAAAGCAAAGGATAGCCATTGCGAGAGCCCTTATAAGGGATGCGAAGATATTGATACTTGATGATGCGACATCTGCACTTGACATGGATACAGAATTTAGACTTTTAAAAAATTTAAGTGAAAGGCGGAAAAACGCTACGACGTTTATCATTGCTCATAGAATATCGGCTGTTAAAAATGCAGACATGATCCTTTACATGGAAGATGGACGTATCGTTGAGAAGGGAACCCATGATGAGCTTCTTAAAAAGAGAGGTAGGTATTACGAGATTTATCTCGAGCAGTTTAAAGATTTTAGCGATGAAGAGTACAGCATTCCGGATGCTTGCAGCTAA